The Mixophyes fleayi isolate aMixFle1 chromosome 1, aMixFle1.hap1, whole genome shotgun sequence genome includes a region encoding these proteins:
- the ABHD4 gene encoding (Lyso)-N-acylphosphatidylethanolamine lipase isoform X2, whose protein sequence is MSKLKAVESRILQCIQNRFSARYVSLPDQNKIWTLTVSPELQDKTPLVMVHGFGGGVGLWIQNVDPLSSRRALHAFDLLGFGRSSRPSFPSDPEGAEEQFVSSIEQWREEMGIKDMILLGHSLGGFLAASYSIKYPQRVKHLILVDPWGFPLLPTDPSEVRSPPAWVKALAAVLGRSNPLAVVRAAGPWGPRLVQRFRPDLKQKFEEFFEDDTIMEYIYHCNAQTPSGESAFKTMMEKFGWAKRPMMSRFNLIPKDLPITFIYGAETWIDRSTGEKAKQQRSDSYVNTLAIKGASHHVYADQPRVFNSVVEEICDAVD, encoded by the exons ATGTCTAAATTAAAGGCTGTGGAGTCAAGAATCCTTCAAT GTATCCAGAACAGATTTTCTGCTCGTTATGTTTCTCTCCCTGATCAAAATAAGATCTGGACTTTGACAGTGAGCCCTGAGCTCCAGGACAAGACACCATTGGTGATGGTCCATGGGTTTGGTGGGGGAGTGGGACTGTGGATTCAAAATGTAGACCCCCTAAGTTCACGTCGGGCTCTCCATGCTTTTGATTTATTGGGATTTGGACGTAGTTCCCGGCCATCCTTTCCTAGTGATCCAGAAGGAGCGGAGGAACAATTTGTTTCATCTATTGAGCAGTGGAGAGAAGAAATGGGAATCAAGGACATGATTCTTCTGGGCCACAGTTTAGGTGGATTCCTAGCTGCATCCTATTCAATAAAATACCCCCAGAG AGTGAAACACCTTATTCTTGTTGATCCATGGGGCTTCCCTCTCCTGCCAACAGACCCCAGTGAGGTGCGCTCTCCCCCGGCGTGGGTGAAAGCTCTGGCTGCAGTGCTTGGGAGATCCAATCCTTTGGCAGTTGTAAGAGCAGCTGGACCTTGGG GTCCCAGACTGGTGCAGCGATTTCGTCCTGATCTGAAGCAGAAATTTGAGGAGTTCTTTGAAGATGACACCATCATGGAATATATTTACCATTGCAATGCCCAGACGCCGAG TGGTGAAAGCGCCTTTAAAACCATGATGGAGAAGTTCGGCTGGGCTAAGCGCCCAATGATGTCACGGTTTAACTTGATTCCAAAAGATCTCCCCATCACGTTCATCTATGGAGCAGAGACCTGGATTGACCGCAGTACAGGGGAAAAGGCCAAACAGCAGCGGTCTGATTCTTATGTGAATACACTG GCAATCAAAGGTGCCTCTCACCATGTGTATGCAGATCAGCCACGTGTCTTCAATTCCGTGGTGGAAGAGATTTGTGATGCAGTGGACTGA
- the ABHD4 gene encoding (Lyso)-N-acylphosphatidylethanolamine lipase isoform X1, whose translation MPGLQDTDSVMAEQLEEQSQNWLTGWIPSWCPTSMSKLKAVESRILQCIQNRFSARYVSLPDQNKIWTLTVSPELQDKTPLVMVHGFGGGVGLWIQNVDPLSSRRALHAFDLLGFGRSSRPSFPSDPEGAEEQFVSSIEQWREEMGIKDMILLGHSLGGFLAASYSIKYPQRVKHLILVDPWGFPLLPTDPSEVRSPPAWVKALAAVLGRSNPLAVVRAAGPWGPRLVQRFRPDLKQKFEEFFEDDTIMEYIYHCNAQTPSGESAFKTMMEKFGWAKRPMMSRFNLIPKDLPITFIYGAETWIDRSTGEKAKQQRSDSYVNTLAIKGASHHVYADQPRVFNSVVEEICDAVD comes from the exons GTCTCAAAATTGGTTAACTGGCTGGATTCCATCTTGGTGCCCAACATCCATGTCTAAATTAAAGGCTGTGGAGTCAAGAATCCTTCAAT GTATCCAGAACAGATTTTCTGCTCGTTATGTTTCTCTCCCTGATCAAAATAAGATCTGGACTTTGACAGTGAGCCCTGAGCTCCAGGACAAGACACCATTGGTGATGGTCCATGGGTTTGGTGGGGGAGTGGGACTGTGGATTCAAAATGTAGACCCCCTAAGTTCACGTCGGGCTCTCCATGCTTTTGATTTATTGGGATTTGGACGTAGTTCCCGGCCATCCTTTCCTAGTGATCCAGAAGGAGCGGAGGAACAATTTGTTTCATCTATTGAGCAGTGGAGAGAAGAAATGGGAATCAAGGACATGATTCTTCTGGGCCACAGTTTAGGTGGATTCCTAGCTGCATCCTATTCAATAAAATACCCCCAGAG AGTGAAACACCTTATTCTTGTTGATCCATGGGGCTTCCCTCTCCTGCCAACAGACCCCAGTGAGGTGCGCTCTCCCCCGGCGTGGGTGAAAGCTCTGGCTGCAGTGCTTGGGAGATCCAATCCTTTGGCAGTTGTAAGAGCAGCTGGACCTTGGG GTCCCAGACTGGTGCAGCGATTTCGTCCTGATCTGAAGCAGAAATTTGAGGAGTTCTTTGAAGATGACACCATCATGGAATATATTTACCATTGCAATGCCCAGACGCCGAG TGGTGAAAGCGCCTTTAAAACCATGATGGAGAAGTTCGGCTGGGCTAAGCGCCCAATGATGTCACGGTTTAACTTGATTCCAAAAGATCTCCCCATCACGTTCATCTATGGAGCAGAGACCTGGATTGACCGCAGTACAGGGGAAAAGGCCAAACAGCAGCGGTCTGATTCTTATGTGAATACACTG GCAATCAAAGGTGCCTCTCACCATGTGTATGCAGATCAGCCACGTGTCTTCAATTCCGTGGTGGAAGAGATTTGTGATGCAGTGGACTGA